A window of the Planctomycetota bacterium genome harbors these coding sequences:
- a CDS encoding teichoic acid biosynthesis protein produces MAVAPARGNRAIATVFSAAYTMTDHGRAGAKTPATRFSGTTGVARIAISLCGEGRGHATRVATLVERLPSGHTIRIYTSADAHDMLARRFPGDGPVSVSEIPGIVFQYTDGRLDIARSITVGLDYQARILGPLVERLATELQSFGADLAVTDFEPALPRACARLGIPLVSVDHQHFLLAYSLGILPWGLQWHAWFMSHAVWMYSTDADDTVVSAFFRPALKPGWEHVVQVGPLLRPALLAVAPEDRGHVVSYLRRTTPDSVLDALDEAGLPIRVYGLGARPSWGHLTFHEIDERRFIDDLAGCRALISAAGNQLIGEALHFGKPMFLLPERAHAEQLINSHFLADMAAGSFCPLEAVSPEVVRGFVAGLEPFEAAAQGYRGRMDGTPTVIDVITARLAAGRTPRGAGA; encoded by the coding sequence ATGGCGGTGGCTCCCGCGCGCGGGAACAGGGCCATCGCGACGGTTTTTTCCGCAGCGTACACAATGACGGACCACGGTCGCGCGGGGGCGAAAACCCCGGCGACGCGTTTTTCCGGGACGACTGGCGTGGCGCGGATCGCGATCAGCCTGTGCGGCGAGGGGCGGGGGCACGCCACGCGGGTGGCGACGCTCGTCGAGCGCCTGCCGTCGGGCCACACGATTCGGATCTACACCTCCGCCGATGCCCACGACATGCTCGCCAGGCGGTTCCCGGGAGACGGGCCCGTCTCCGTCAGCGAGATCCCCGGGATCGTCTTCCAGTACACGGACGGGCGTCTTGACATCGCCCGGTCGATCACCGTCGGACTGGACTACCAGGCCCGGATCCTCGGTCCACTCGTCGAACGATTGGCGACGGAACTGCAGTCGTTCGGCGCCGATCTGGCGGTGACCGATTTCGAGCCGGCCCTGCCGCGGGCCTGTGCGCGGCTGGGCATCCCGCTGGTCAGCGTGGACCACCAGCACTTCCTCCTCGCCTACTCCCTCGGGATCCTTCCCTGGGGCCTGCAGTGGCACGCCTGGTTCATGAGCCATGCGGTCTGGATGTACTCGACCGACGCCGACGACACCGTGGTCTCGGCGTTTTTTCGTCCAGCGCTCAAGCCGGGGTGGGAGCACGTCGTCCAGGTCGGGCCTCTCCTCCGCCCGGCACTGCTCGCCGTCGCGCCCGAGGATCGCGGCCATGTGGTGAGCTATCTCCGCCGCACCACGCCGGACTCGGTGCTCGACGCCCTCGACGAAGCCGGTCTCCCGATCCGCGTCTACGGGCTCGGCGCCCGTCCGTCGTGGGGGCACCTCACGTTCCACGAGATCGACGAGCGCCGGTTCATCGACGACCTGGCGGGATGCCGGGCCCTGATTTCGGCGGCCGGCAACCAACTGATCGGCGAGGCGCTCCACTTCGGCAAGCCGATGTTCCTCCTGCCGGAGCGCGCCCACGCCGAGCAGCTGATCAACAGCCATTTTCTCGCCGACATGGCCGCCGGCTCGTTCTGCCCCCTCGAGGCGGTCTCCCCGGAGGTGGTCCGCGGATTCGTCGCCGGACTGGAGCCGTTCGAGGCCGCGGCGCAGGGGTATCGGGGGCGGATGGATGGCACCCCGACGGTCATCGACGTGATCACCGCCCGGTTGGCGGCAGGCAGGACGCCGCGGGGCGCAGGTGCCTGA
- a CDS encoding DUF1501 domain-containing protein, which translates to MRHALSPAGRHLLDRRSFLQWGGTGLGGVALAALLARERVLTAAPPIRPVIDPAAPFAPRPPHFPPKANSVLLVFCSGALSHVDTFDHKPELVRCHDMPLPTPGGEKLVTFQGEQGNLVKPLWEFRPRGESGTMTSDLLPCLGALADEMCFIHSMTARSNTHGPAENQMATGFTLDGFPSAGAWVSYALGSECSDLPAFVAIPDPRGGPQVGPRQWQSAFLPAVFQGTAFNADRSIPNLARPAGISPGADRASRELIARLNDDELRRHPGDGELAARIAAYELAAKMQLSAPRIADLSGETVATLDSYGARDAANPLKARFARNCILARRLIEQGVRFVQLFNGAYAMGEGVGNWDGHKTLAKQYAVHGPILDQPLAGLLSDLKQRGLLAETLVVFVTEFGRMPTFQKGASGRDHNPAGFTVWLAGAGVRRAHHHGATDEFGYKAVTDVATIPDLHATILHLIGIDHTRLTYYHNGIERRLTDVHGHVITPVLA; encoded by the coding sequence ATGCGCCACGCCCTGTCCCCCGCCGGCCGCCATCTCCTCGATCGCCGTAGCTTCCTCCAGTGGGGCGGGACGGGGCTGGGCGGAGTGGCCCTCGCGGCGCTGCTCGCCCGTGAGCGCGTGCTCACCGCCGCGCCGCCGATCCGGCCGGTGATCGATCCGGCGGCACCGTTCGCCCCACGGCCACCGCACTTTCCCCCCAAGGCGAACAGCGTCCTGCTGGTGTTCTGCTCGGGGGCCCTGTCGCACGTCGACACCTTCGATCACAAGCCGGAGTTGGTCAGGTGCCACGACATGCCGTTGCCGACCCCCGGCGGCGAGAAGCTCGTCACGTTCCAGGGGGAGCAGGGAAATCTGGTCAAGCCGCTGTGGGAATTCCGTCCCCGTGGCGAGAGCGGCACGATGACCAGCGACCTGCTGCCCTGCCTGGGGGCGCTGGCCGACGAGATGTGTTTCATCCATTCGATGACCGCGCGGAGCAACACCCACGGCCCGGCCGAGAACCAGATGGCGACCGGATTCACGCTCGACGGCTTTCCCAGCGCCGGCGCCTGGGTGAGCTACGCCCTGGGAAGCGAGTGCAGCGACCTGCCGGCGTTCGTGGCGATCCCAGACCCGCGCGGCGGGCCGCAGGTCGGGCCGCGCCAGTGGCAGTCGGCGTTCTTGCCGGCGGTGTTCCAGGGAACCGCGTTCAACGCCGACCGGTCGATCCCCAACCTCGCCCGGCCGGCGGGAATCTCACCCGGGGCCGACCGGGCGAGCCGCGAGCTCATCGCCCGGCTCAACGACGACGAGCTGCGGCGCCATCCCGGCGACGGCGAGCTCGCCGCCCGGATCGCCGCCTACGAATTGGCGGCGAAGATGCAGTTGTCCGCGCCGCGGATCGCCGACCTGTCGGGCGAGACGGTGGCGACGCTCGACTCGTACGGCGCCCGCGACGCCGCCAATCCGCTCAAAGCCCGGTTCGCCCGCAACTGCATCCTCGCCCGCCGGCTGATCGAGCAGGGAGTGCGTTTCGTGCAGTTGTTCAACGGGGCCTACGCGATGGGGGAGGGGGTCGGCAACTGGGACGGTCACAAGACGCTCGCCAAGCAATATGCCGTCCACGGTCCGATCCTCGACCAGCCACTCGCCGGGCTGCTTTCGGACCTCAAGCAGCGTGGCTTGCTCGCCGAGACGCTGGTCGTGTTCGTCACCGAGTTCGGACGGATGCCGACGTTCCAGAAGGGGGCAAGTGGCCGCGATCACAACCCGGCCGGGTTCACGGTGTGGCTGGCCGGTGCCGGGGTGCGCCGCGCCCACCATCACGGGGCGACCGACGAGTTCGGCTACAAGGCGGTGACCGACGTGGCGACGATCCCCGACCTCCACGCCACGATCCTGCACCTGATCGGCATCGACCACACGCGCCTGACCTACTACCACAACGGCATCGAGCGCCGGCTCACTGACGTCCACGGCCACGTGATCACGCCGGTCTTGGCCTGA
- a CDS encoding helix-turn-helix transcriptional regulator has translation MATVRFEGQCHDGFDEDGCYPNPFAADHGEESGHDLPPLGERPSLRPRVARRVPRPQSGLHRIAEVREQQGVSQRNVARRLGLELAVVRRQEQSDCDLRISDLMLWQQVLDVPIAELLVEGEGQLSGPVLARSRMVKLMKTAAAIREQSGSGALGKLADMLITQILEIMPELADVTPWHSVGQRRTLAELGRTACQVVSEDSLRSGGS, from the coding sequence ATGGCAACGGTGCGCTTCGAGGGTCAGTGCCACGACGGCTTCGACGAGGATGGCTGCTATCCCAACCCGTTCGCCGCGGATCACGGTGAGGAATCCGGCCACGACCTCCCGCCGCTCGGCGAGCGGCCGTCGCTGCGTCCACGGGTCGCGCGGCGCGTGCCACGTCCGCAGTCCGGGCTGCACCGGATCGCCGAGGTGCGCGAACAACAAGGCGTCTCGCAGCGCAACGTCGCCCGCCGCTTGGGGCTGGAATTGGCCGTCGTCCGCCGCCAGGAACAGTCCGACTGCGATCTGCGGATCTCCGACCTGATGCTCTGGCAGCAGGTCCTCGATGTGCCGATCGCCGAACTGCTCGTCGAGGGGGAGGGGCAACTCTCCGGTCCCGTCCTGGCCCGTTCCCGAATGGTGAAGCTGATGAAGACGGCGGCTGCGATCCGCGAACAGTCCGGCAGTGGCGCGCTGGGCAAGTTGGCCGACATGCTCATCACGCAGATCCTGGAGATCATGCCGGAACTGGCCGACGTCACTCCCTGGCATTCCGTGGGACAGCGACGGACCCTGGCGGAGTTGGGTCGAACCGCCTGCCAGGTCGTGTCGGAGGACTCACTCCGCAGCGGCGGCTCGTGA
- a CDS encoding nucleotidyltransferase family protein has translation MSDYDGLLALERMERAVEKVRDRLLRSTAALEAAAVPYAVIGGNAVMAWVEQVDESAVRFTQDVDIVLRREDLDRARAALEKAGFVHRRSAGIEMFLDGPDAKARDAVRAIFAGEKVRPEYVAAVPDVAESVSFRSYRVLALEAVVRMKLTSYRRKDQVHVLDMISVGLVDTTWPARYPTELAARLQDLLDTPDG, from the coding sequence ATGAGCGACTACGACGGGCTGTTGGCGCTCGAGCGGATGGAGCGGGCCGTGGAGAAGGTCCGGGACAGGCTGCTGCGGTCCACGGCGGCGCTCGAGGCCGCGGCGGTGCCCTACGCGGTGATCGGCGGCAACGCCGTGATGGCCTGGGTGGAGCAGGTCGACGAGTCGGCCGTGCGGTTCACGCAGGATGTCGACATCGTGCTCCGGCGCGAGGATCTCGACCGGGCCCGCGCGGCGCTGGAGAAGGCAGGGTTCGTCCATCGGCGTTCCGCCGGGATCGAGATGTTCCTCGACGGGCCCGATGCGAAAGCCCGCGACGCCGTGCGCGCGATCTTCGCGGGGGAGAAGGTCCGGCCGGAGTACGTCGCCGCTGTGCCGGACGTGGCCGAGTCGGTGTCGTTCCGGTCGTACCGCGTGCTCGCGCTGGAGGCGGTCGTGCGGATGAAACTGACGTCGTATCGCCGGAAGGACCAGGTTCACGTTCTCGACATGATCAGCGTCGGCCTGGTGGACACCACGTGGCCGGCCCGCTATCCGACCGAGCTGGCCGCCCGCCTCCAGGATCTGCTCGACACGCCCGATGGCTGA
- a CDS encoding M28 family peptidase, with protein MTPRWSALVACRAAVAASMLVFVGTTRADEGPGAAPIRGPDVARHVTALADDAFEGREAGTRGGQAAGAYIVDAITPLGLVPAGDAGTHFQRFGAMRNVLALLPGDDPAVADELVVVGGHYDHVGYGSAVTSNGGVGAIHNGADDNASGAAGLIMIAAALAEAPRRPRRSVVIAWWDGEEKGLLGSTHFLRVRPARLAGLRPVFSLNLDMIGRLRDGRVEVYGSRSGTGFRERLVRANTATGLRLVFDWGLVDDSDHYPFIVAGIPSLFLHTGLHEQYHRPDDDTPLVDAEGLARVSRLALQMVLDVADGPAGPPEFRGQCRTESSRRGPALPVPPAATLPPAPRGVFPPWGIATRVDPAEPRVPVVVAVNRGSPMERGGIRPDDRLMEIAGVPAAGHQAALNGLRGAGRTIDLAVERDGRLFRITAQR; from the coding sequence ATGACGCCGCGCTGGTCAGCCCTCGTCGCCTGCCGAGCGGCTGTCGCCGCGAGCATGCTCGTTTTCGTCGGAACGACCCGTGCCGACGAGGGACCCGGGGCGGCTCCGATCCGCGGCCCCGATGTCGCCCGGCACGTGACCGCCCTGGCCGACGATGCCTTCGAGGGGCGGGAAGCGGGAACCCGGGGGGGGCAGGCGGCCGGTGCCTATATCGTCGATGCGATCACCCCCCTCGGTCTCGTCCCGGCGGGGGATGCCGGCACCCACTTCCAGCGCTTCGGTGCGATGCGCAACGTCCTCGCGCTTCTTCCCGGCGACGATCCGGCCGTGGCCGACGAACTGGTCGTCGTCGGCGGCCACTACGACCATGTCGGCTACGGCAGCGCGGTGACGAGCAACGGCGGCGTGGGGGCGATCCACAACGGTGCCGACGACAACGCCTCCGGGGCCGCCGGGCTGATCATGATCGCGGCGGCCCTCGCCGAAGCGCCACGTCGCCCGCGCCGTTCGGTCGTCATCGCCTGGTGGGACGGCGAGGAGAAGGGGTTGCTGGGGTCGACGCATTTCCTCCGCGTCCGCCCGGCACGGTTGGCGGGGTTGCGTCCCGTGTTCTCGCTGAACCTCGACATGATCGGCAGGCTGCGCGACGGCCGCGTCGAGGTGTACGGAAGCCGTAGCGGAACCGGCTTCCGCGAGCGCCTCGTCCGTGCCAACACCGCGACCGGTCTCCGGTTGGTCTTCGACTGGGGCCTCGTCGACGATTCCGATCACTACCCGTTCATCGTCGCCGGGATCCCGTCGCTGTTCCTCCACACCGGACTGCATGAGCAGTATCACCGCCCCGACGACGATACGCCCCTGGTCGATGCCGAAGGGCTGGCACGCGTCAGCCGCCTCGCCCTGCAGATGGTGCTCGACGTTGCCGACGGGCCGGCCGGTCCCCCCGAGTTCCGCGGGCAATGCCGGACCGAATCGTCGCGGCGTGGCCCGGCGTTGCCGGTTCCGCCGGCGGCAACGCTTCCCCCCGCTCCACGCGGCGTGTTTCCGCCCTGGGGCATCGCCACACGCGTCGATCCGGCGGAGCCGAGGGTGCCGGTGGTCGTCGCGGTGAACCGCGGCTCACCGATGGAGAGGGGGGGGATTCGCCCCGACGACCGGCTCATGGAGATCGCCGGCGTTCCAGCTGCCGGTCATCAGGCGGCCCTGAACGGGCTGCGCGGGGCGGGACGAACCATCGACCTTGCTGTCGAGCGCGACGGTCGACTGTTCCGGATCACCGCCCAACGCTGA
- the scpB gene encoding SMC-Scp complex subunit ScpB, producing the protein MGTASFGYPATGRSGPPHRVPGDPGGGREAPRRARCGRIRLHTRRRRLPAASLFLPAPRRSQRPVAARLPGGRRKPGSGAGATPHRGEVMAAAIARHGTPNRAGGARRNRPPLNNGPSCGRATVPLHRFGALPTGPTMRLRPPCGLDRRRPPIVAPQRPRLQPPHLVEPRRRWLTARRRSADGEGSTSPAPHAAGSPALGMHPRTPDVARLEAALFVAREPLTLRRLAKLAGLPDASRARVLLRELQHLHDAEGVAFRVERIGGGFQLLTRSPLGPWVRRLLATPPETRVSTAALETLAIIAYRQPVTRAEIEAIRGVGSEEMLRQLLDRDLVAVGGRTDDLGRPHVYLTTRRFLQCFGLGTLDELPPVP; encoded by the coding sequence ATGGGCACCGCATCGTTCGGATACCCGGCCACCGGTCGCTCCGGACCTCCCCACCGGGTTCCCGGCGACCCGGGCGGCGGCCGAGAGGCACCTCGCCGAGCTCGGTGCGGTCGGATTCGACTTCACACCCGCCGACGCCGCCTGCCCGCGGCATCGTTGTTCCTGCCGGCTCCCCGCCGATCCCAGCGGCCAGTTGCAGCGCGTCTTCCAGGCGGCCGACGAAAACCCGGAAGTGGCGCTGGGGCAACTCCTCACCGAGGTGAAGTCATGGCAGCGGCGATCGCTCGCCACGGCACCCCCAACCGCGCCGGCGGCGCGCGGCGGAACCGTCCGCCGCTGAACAACGGCCCGTCGTGCGGCAGGGCCACAGTGCCGTTGCACCGTTTCGGCGCCCTGCCCACGGGACCCACCATGAGGCTGCGACCGCCCTGCGGACTCGACCGCCGGCGCCCGCCGATCGTCGCCCCTCAGCGGCCGCGACTGCAGCCGCCGCATCTCGTCGAGCCACGGCGCCGCTGGCTCACGGCAAGGCGTCGCTCCGCAGACGGTGAGGGCAGCACCTCACCGGCTCCGCACGCGGCGGGCAGCCCCGCTCTCGGCATGCATCCGCGGACACCCGACGTCGCCCGCCTCGAGGCGGCGTTGTTCGTCGCCCGGGAGCCGCTGACGCTACGCCGCCTCGCCAAGCTCGCCGGCCTCCCCGACGCCTCCCGGGCCAGGGTCCTCCTTCGCGAACTGCAGCACCTCCACGACGCCGAGGGAGTGGCGTTCCGCGTCGAGCGGATCGGAGGAGGATTTCAGCTCCTCACCCGGTCGCCGCTCGGCCCGTGGGTCCGCCGCCTCCTCGCCACCCCCCCGGAAACGCGCGTGTCGACCGCCGCATTGGAGACCCTGGCGATCATCGCCTACCGTCAGCCGGTGACGAGAGCCGAAATCGAGGCGATCCGCGGGGTGGGGAGCGAAGAGATGCTCCGGCAGTTGCTCGACAGGGACCTCGTGGCGGTCGGAGGGCGGACCGACGACCTCGGTCGCCCGCACGTGTACCTCACCACCCGCCGCTTCCTCCAGTGCTTCGGCCTGGGCACCCTCGACGAACTGCCTCCGGTCCCCTGA
- a CDS encoding flippase-like domain-containing protein, translating to MSSWDSGADHSGRDAASSADDALPDNSFQDRPSAANRRPRAWASVAGTVGRVAGTLLLLAFALRNVEWNTLASDLRTADWRWWLAGLTAGVLVQVVAAVRWGSLARPIGFRLSTATFIRRFFEGAFFSLCLPGSIGGDVVKAFRLSDTVDGRLLAGCTILADRITGLTALLVLAFTALVSQHYTLPVTATIAVGTALLLLAMTGAFLGVRMIDRVIARLPENHRVKRFLIYLLPYQMRPSLIVRALAWSMVVQMGGAFAVSLVGRSAGVDLPLAVWFGSVPLVAVAMVLPISISGVGVREGGLALLLKPHGVAPEQAVAIGVLWFLTTIVCGLLGGASFLAERRPATISLPQGLQSTAAPPGVSIRHSGGPARPGHAAVGPGSDR from the coding sequence ATGAGTTCGTGGGACAGTGGTGCGGACCATTCCGGTCGCGACGCGGCATCCTCGGCCGATGACGCCCTGCCAGACAACTCCTTCCAGGATCGGCCCTCGGCTGCGAACCGACGTCCACGCGCGTGGGCGTCGGTCGCCGGCACGGTCGGACGGGTGGCAGGAACGCTGCTCCTGCTTGCCTTTGCCCTGCGAAATGTCGAGTGGAACACGCTGGCATCCGATCTCCGGACGGCCGACTGGCGCTGGTGGTTGGCGGGGTTGACGGCCGGCGTTCTCGTCCAGGTGGTCGCGGCGGTTCGCTGGGGTTCGCTGGCGCGGCCGATCGGCTTCCGACTCTCGACCGCGACATTCATCCGCCGGTTTTTCGAGGGGGCGTTTTTCAGCCTCTGCCTGCCCGGTTCGATCGGCGGCGACGTCGTCAAAGCATTCCGCCTGTCGGACACTGTCGACGGCCGACTGCTGGCGGGCTGCACGATCCTCGCCGACCGGATCACCGGTCTCACGGCGCTTCTGGTTCTGGCTTTCACGGCGCTCGTCTCGCAGCACTACACGCTGCCGGTCACCGCGACGATCGCGGTCGGAACGGCCCTCTTGCTGCTGGCGATGACCGGCGCGTTCCTCGGCGTACGGATGATCGATCGGGTGATCGCCCGCCTTCCTGAGAACCACCGCGTGAAGCGGTTCCTCATCTATCTCCTCCCCTACCAGATGCGCCCCAGCCTGATTGTGCGGGCCCTTGCCTGGAGCATGGTGGTGCAGATGGGGGGCGCGTTCGCCGTCTCCCTCGTGGGTCGGTCGGCCGGGGTCGATCTGCCGCTGGCAGTATGGTTCGGATCGGTGCCCCTGGTCGCCGTGGCAATGGTCCTGCCGATCAGCATCAGTGGCGTCGGCGTCCGCGAAGGTGGTCTTGCGCTCCTGCTCAAACCCCACGGCGTCGCGCCGGAGCAGGCGGTCGCGATCGGTGTATTGTGGTTTCTGACGACGATCGTTTGCGGTCTCCTCGGAGGCGCGTCGTTTCTCGCTGAACGCCGACCGGCGACGATCTCGCTCCCCCAAGGACTGCAGTCGACCGCCGCCCCCCCCGGGGTGAGCATCCGGCACTCGGGCGGGCCGGCACGACCCGGCCATGCCGCGGTCGGCCCGGGGAGCGATCGCTAG
- a CDS encoding NUDIX hydrolase, with protein sequence MASRPAEVLFEGRRFRVVRVVQHCADGTLHERQVVDHPGSVVVIPVTPSGNVCLVEVARVAVGATLLELPAGTLDRPEPPSAAAARELVEETGYRAGTIRALGAFWMSPGILRERMHLFVAEGLVAGPQELEPGEEIRAREVSIDEAVAMCLDGRIEDAKSIAGLLIFDRHRRSGPPVG encoded by the coding sequence ATGGCTTCCCGACCTGCCGAGGTTCTCTTCGAAGGCCGGCGCTTCCGCGTCGTTCGTGTCGTGCAGCACTGCGCCGACGGAACGCTCCACGAGCGCCAGGTCGTCGACCATCCGGGGAGCGTCGTCGTGATCCCCGTGACACCGTCCGGGAACGTGTGCCTCGTCGAGGTGGCGCGCGTCGCTGTCGGGGCCACGCTCCTCGAATTGCCCGCCGGAACGCTCGATCGGCCCGAGCCCCCGTCCGCGGCCGCGGCCCGCGAGCTCGTCGAGGAGACCGGCTACCGCGCCGGGACGATCAGGGCGCTGGGGGCGTTTTGGATGTCGCCAGGCATCCTCCGCGAACGGATGCACCTTTTCGTGGCGGAGGGTCTCGTCGCCGGTCCGCAGGAGCTCGAGCCCGGCGAGGAGATCCGGGCCCGCGAGGTAAGCATCGACGAGGCGGTGGCGATGTGCCTCGACGGGCGGATCGAGGATGCCAAGTCGATCGCCGGTTTGCTCATCTTCGACCGCCACCGCCGGTCGGGCCCGCCGGTCGGCTAG
- a CDS encoding non-canonical purine NTP pyrophosphatase, whose amino-acid sequence MTAPTGPVLVLGTTSSGKLRELRRIIEPLRIVCRALADVPGAVDVDETGTTFAANAALKAAAQARACRAWVLAEDSGLCVAALGGAPGIRSARFAGEPRDDAANNRLLLERLADATDRTAHYACYAALASPDGAIVATSHGECHGVITAAPGGTGGFGYDPLFVVPEYHRTFGTLPGTVKDLISHRARAIRAISGDLLRHLRPAASCLPPTGR is encoded by the coding sequence ATGACGGCTCCGACCGGCCCCGTCCTCGTGCTCGGCACGACCAGCAGCGGGAAGCTGCGGGAGCTGCGCCGGATCATCGAGCCTCTGAGGATCGTCTGCCGGGCCCTGGCCGACGTGCCCGGCGCGGTCGACGTCGATGAAACCGGCACGACGTTCGCCGCCAACGCCGCCCTCAAGGCCGCCGCCCAGGCCCGTGCCTGCCGGGCATGGGTCCTCGCCGAGGACAGCGGTCTGTGCGTCGCCGCCCTCGGCGGCGCCCCCGGGATCCGGTCCGCGCGATTCGCCGGCGAGCCACGCGACGACGCTGCCAACAATCGGCTTCTGCTCGAGCGCCTCGCCGACGCCACGGACCGCACCGCGCACTATGCATGCTACGCAGCGTTGGCGAGCCCGGACGGAGCGATCGTGGCGACCTCCCACGGCGAGTGCCACGGCGTGATCACGGCAGCACCGGGCGGCACCGGAGGGTTCGGCTACGACCCGCTGTTCGTCGTCCCTGAGTACCACCGGACGTTCGGCACGCTGCCGGGAACGGTCAAGGACCTGATCAGTCACCGGGCGCGTGCGATCCGCGCGATCAGCGGCGACCTGCTCAGGCACCTGCGCCCCGCGGCGTCCTGCCTGCCGCCAACCGGGCGGTGA